From a single Lolium rigidum isolate FL_2022 chromosome 7, APGP_CSIRO_Lrig_0.1, whole genome shotgun sequence genomic region:
- the LOC124675875 gene encoding U-box domain-containing protein 9-like isoform X2 produces the protein MAKPPPAEEEEETAALRRRLRKLVATVTAGCAGADAFDEAAAALAALRQAEVGGSGKGARGPGEEARPAEEADAEDVPAQFLCPISSKIMADPVVVESGQTYDRRFIVKWFSAGNQMCPQTKQVILNTTLIPNLLIRSMIAQWCTENGFALPPLENQEEDYVSNSERRTFDEIFSKITSSSNSTEQKQAIKGLRLLTKRSSEFRALLEERPESISQMTFARFSTPGLQNDPQVVEDMVTIILNFSLHDSNKKIIGDDPEAIPFLIWALKSGDMGSRSNSAAAIFTLSALDSNKEKIGELGAIEPLIDLLDHGSIIAKKDAASAIFNLCMLHENRSIATNCGIVDVALRAIGDQSLVEESLAILALLSSNYDMVELMIEFGGATCMLQAIRESECKRSKENAANGTPRARRKATAILEMMKRAKPMHNRHSSC, from the exons ATGGCGAAGCCGCcgccggcagaggaggaggaggagaccgcgGCGCTGCGGCGGCGCCTGAGGAAGCTCGTGGCGACCGTCACTGCCGGGTGCGCCGGCGCCGACGCCTTCGACGAGGCGGCCGCGGCGCTCGCGGCGCTCAGGCAGGCGGAGGTCGGCGGCAGCGGCAAGGGCGCCCGCGGCCCTGGAGAGGAGGCCCGCCCCGCGGAGGAGGCGGACGCGGAGGACGTGCCGGCGCAGTTCCTCTGCCCGATTTCGTCCAAGATCATGGCGGATCCCGTCGTCGTCGAGTCTGGGCAG ACCTATGATCGTCGTTTCATAGTGAAGTGGTTTAGTGCAGggaaccagatgtgtccgcagaCCAAGCAAGTGATATTAAACACAACCCTTATTCCTAACCTCCTCATTCGAAGCATGATAGCACAGTGGTGCACAGAGAATGGGTTTGCCTTGCCACCACTTGAGAACCAAGAGGAAGATTATGTTAGCAACAGTGAGCGAAGAACATTTGATGAAATATTCAGCAAAATAACTTCGTCATCAAACAGTACTGAGCAGAAACAAGCGATCAAGGGTCTCCGGCTGCTTACCAAGCGTAGCAGTGAATTTAGAGCTCTTTTGGAAGAGAGGCCAGAGTCCATATCACAAATGACCTTTGCGCGGTTTTCCACCCCAGGATTGCAGAATGATCCACAAGTAGTGGAGGATATGGTGACTATAATTCTCAACTTCTCACTACATGATAGTAATAAGAAGATAATTGGAGATGACCCCGAAGCTATCCCATTTCTCATATGGGCACTAAAATCGGGAGACATGGGGAGCCGCAGCAATTCTGCAGCTGCCATCTTCACTCTGTCAGCTCTTGACTCCAACAAGGAGAAGATTGGTGAATTAGGGGCAATTGAACCTTTGAttgatcttcttgatcatggCAGCATCATAGCAAAGAAAGATGCGGCATCAGCGATTTTCAATCTATGCATGCTTCATGAGAACAGATCAATAGCTACAAACTGTGGGATCGTTGATGTGGCACTGAGAGCCATCGGAGATCAGTCACTTGTCGAGGAATCTTTGGCCATACTTGCTTTATTATCAAGCAACTATGACATGGTAGAGCTGATGATAGAGTTTGGTGGTGCCACTTGTATGCTCCAGGCGATAAGGGAGAGCGAGTGCAAGCGCAGCAAAGAGAATGCAGCG AATGGGACTCCAAGAGCCAGGAGGAAGGCTACCGCTATCCTTGAGATGATGAAAAGAGCAAAACCCATGCACAACAGGCATAGTTCTTGTTAG
- the LOC124675875 gene encoding U-box domain-containing protein 9-like isoform X1 translates to MAKPPPAEEEEETAALRRRLRKLVATVTAGCAGADAFDEAAAALAALRQAEVGGSGKGARGPGEEARPAEEADAEDVPAQFLCPISSKIMADPVVVESGQTYDRRFIVKWFSAGNQMCPQTKQVILNTTLIPNLLIRSMIAQWCTENGFALPPLENQEEDYVSNSERRTFDEIFSKITSSSNSTEQKQAIKGLRLLTKRSSEFRALLEERPESISQMTFARFSTPGLQNDPQVVEDMVTIILNFSLHDSNKKIIGDDPEAIPFLIWALKSGDMGSRSNSAAAIFTLSALDSNKEKIGELGAIEPLIDLLDHGSIIAKKDAASAIFNLCMLHENRSIATNCGIVDVALRAIGDQSLVEESLAILALLSSNYDMVELMIEFGGATCMLQAIRESECKRSKENAAVILFSICMYNRKKVKEVEEDENTHGSLASLAQNGTPRARRKATAILEMMKRAKPMHNRHSSC, encoded by the exons ATGGCGAAGCCGCcgccggcagaggaggaggaggagaccgcgGCGCTGCGGCGGCGCCTGAGGAAGCTCGTGGCGACCGTCACTGCCGGGTGCGCCGGCGCCGACGCCTTCGACGAGGCGGCCGCGGCGCTCGCGGCGCTCAGGCAGGCGGAGGTCGGCGGCAGCGGCAAGGGCGCCCGCGGCCCTGGAGAGGAGGCCCGCCCCGCGGAGGAGGCGGACGCGGAGGACGTGCCGGCGCAGTTCCTCTGCCCGATTTCGTCCAAGATCATGGCGGATCCCGTCGTCGTCGAGTCTGGGCAG ACCTATGATCGTCGTTTCATAGTGAAGTGGTTTAGTGCAGggaaccagatgtgtccgcagaCCAAGCAAGTGATATTAAACACAACCCTTATTCCTAACCTCCTCATTCGAAGCATGATAGCACAGTGGTGCACAGAGAATGGGTTTGCCTTGCCACCACTTGAGAACCAAGAGGAAGATTATGTTAGCAACAGTGAGCGAAGAACATTTGATGAAATATTCAGCAAAATAACTTCGTCATCAAACAGTACTGAGCAGAAACAAGCGATCAAGGGTCTCCGGCTGCTTACCAAGCGTAGCAGTGAATTTAGAGCTCTTTTGGAAGAGAGGCCAGAGTCCATATCACAAATGACCTTTGCGCGGTTTTCCACCCCAGGATTGCAGAATGATCCACAAGTAGTGGAGGATATGGTGACTATAATTCTCAACTTCTCACTACATGATAGTAATAAGAAGATAATTGGAGATGACCCCGAAGCTATCCCATTTCTCATATGGGCACTAAAATCGGGAGACATGGGGAGCCGCAGCAATTCTGCAGCTGCCATCTTCACTCTGTCAGCTCTTGACTCCAACAAGGAGAAGATTGGTGAATTAGGGGCAATTGAACCTTTGAttgatcttcttgatcatggCAGCATCATAGCAAAGAAAGATGCGGCATCAGCGATTTTCAATCTATGCATGCTTCATGAGAACAGATCAATAGCTACAAACTGTGGGATCGTTGATGTGGCACTGAGAGCCATCGGAGATCAGTCACTTGTCGAGGAATCTTTGGCCATACTTGCTTTATTATCAAGCAACTATGACATGGTAGAGCTGATGATAGAGTTTGGTGGTGCCACTTGTATGCTCCAGGCGATAAGGGAGAGCGAGTGCAAGCGCAGCAAAGAGAATGCAGCGGTAATCCTCTTCTCAATCTGTATGTACAATCGGAAAAAGGTTAAAGAGGTCGAGGAAGACGAGAATACACATGGCTCATTGGCTTCTCTTGCACAGAATGGGACTCCAAGAGCCAGGAGGAAGGCTACCGCTATCCTTGAGATGATGAAAAGAGCAAAACCCATGCACAACAGGCATAGTTCTTGTTAG
- the LOC124669695 gene encoding protein CMSS1-like yields MAPHSQAATAGKRKKADKPGKALAVKSTNPVSKKTHKQKKPRPAAAAAAADEPAGGGVLLSAALPPARQLEFLLRSFERAAKMRLSPLELGAYSEGCMVQLPEGASQDAESFGDHVKGAFGAAWKEELCEGQLVEGSVDAGSPALLVISLGALRSLELLRGLKVFTRGCHAVKLFAKHIKVEEQVALLKDRVNIACGTPSRIKKLIDMEALSLSRLKLVVLDMQRDPKSFNLFTLPQVSKEFWDLYKGYLGQKVQEGDTRICFYGSVSEKDANKVLPPAE; encoded by the exons ATGGCGCCGCACTCGCAGGCGGCCACCGCCGGCAAGCGGAAGAAGGCGGACAAACCCGGCAAGGCCCTCGCCGTGAAATCCACCAATCCCGTCTCGAAGAAGACGCACAAGCAGAAGAAGCCgcgcccagccgccgccgccgcagcagcagatGAACCCgcgggcggcggcgtcctcctgtcggccgcgctgccgccggcgcggcagctcgagttcctcctccgcagctTCGAGCGCGCCGCCAAGATGCGCCTCTCCCCCCTCGAGCTCGGCGCCTACTCCG AGGGATGCATGGTGCAGCTCCCGGAGGGGGCGAGCCAGGACGCGGAGAGCTTCGGCGACCATGTGAAGGGCGCCTTCGGGGCGGCGTGGAAGGAGGAGCTCTGCGAAGGGCAGCTCGTCGAGGGGTCCGTCGACGCGGGCAGCCCGGCGCTCCTGGTCATCAGCTTGGGCGCGCTGAGATCGCTGGAGCTTCTGAG GGGCTTGAAGGTGTTCACCAGAGGATGCCATGCGGTGAAGCTCTTTGCCAAACACATAAAAGTGGAGGAGCAG GTTGCGCTGCTTAAAGATCGAGTTAATATTGCCTGTGGTACACCCAGCAG GATCAAGAAACTAATTGACATGGAAGCGTTGTCCCTGTCACGCTTGAAACTAGTGGTACTTGACATGCAGAGGGACCCGAAATCATTTAACTTGTTTACGCTACCACAAGTCAG CAAGGAGTTTTGGGACCTGTACAAGGGATATCTAGGTCAGAAGGTTCAAGAAGGCGACACAAGAATATGTTTCTATGGTTCTGTTTCTGAGAAAGACGCCAATAAAGTCCTTCCACCTGCCGAGTAA
- the LOC124669694 gene encoding uncharacterized protein LOC124669694, translated as MASQPQAGRFTRGVAARAPPPASVEGPAYRATVQRCVALVDWWLVRGEDDKIRVAGYPERNRAARLFYSDSITMRHADGTLETADHKILLIRGPLNITQMHCNGFPYEVSKNFRRGFPDQWEQCANSNMKQMNENTQSPSKSTEYYIEKFLRGSFINSAEYSFMEADLKSSKGPTGNTDGPPSQGLSDLSNGIPKIQEPTGNGADYHNSVSITTASEGLCNGRIGMPDESCEDTGPGETYSGRTSQAAKPRELQVLAKGLSPAFGLQCSKDNTGRRPRSGKVCEMSNGASFKKGNSKRKTMQHETLNVKVDPIEETRPPSDPTCHENGSSVAQIPAADELQSQHSGHKGRGRPRKRARTEEL; from the exons ATGGCGTCCCAACCCCAGGCAGGCCGCTTCACCCGGGGAGTGGCGGCTCGtgccccgccgccggcctccgTTGAAGGCCCCGCCTACCGCGCCACCGTGCAGAGATGC GTGGCGCTCGTCGACTGGTGGCTGGTGAGGGGCGAAGACGACAAGATCCGTGTTGCTGGGTACCCTGAGAG GAATCGAGCAGCTCGATTATTCTATTCTGATTCCATTACAATGCGGCATGCTGATGGCACTCTTGAGACTGCAGATCACAAAATTTTATTAATTAGGGGTCCATTAAATATCACACAGATGCATTGTAATGGATTTCCTTACGag GTTTCTAAAAACTTCCGACGTGGTTTTCCTGATCAATGGGAGCAATGTGCTAATTCTAACATGAAACAGATGAATGAAAACACACAATCTCCATCAAAATCAACTGAATATTATATAGAGAAGTTCTTGCGTGGCAGCTTCATCAATTCAGCGGAATATAGTTTCATGGAGGCTGACCTCAAATCATCTAAAGGGCCTACTGGTAATACAGATGGACCTCCCAGCCAAGGGCTTTCAGATTTGTCTAATGGAATACCAAAAATTCAGGAACCTACTGGAAATGGTGCTGATTATCATAACTCAGTGAGCATCACGACTGCATCTGAGGGATTATGTAACGGCAGAATTGGTATGCCTGATGAATCTTGTGAAGATACTGGGCCTGGAGAAACATATAGTGGTCGAACAAGTCAAGCAGCAAAACCACGTGAATTACAAGTATTGGCCAAAGGGTTGAGTCCAGCTTTTGGACTTCAATGTTCAAAAGATAACACAGGCAGAAGACCGCGGAGTGGCAAAGTTTGTGAAATGTCAAATGGTGCTTCATTTAAGAAgggtaactccaagaggaagacAATGCAGCATGAGACATTGAATGTGAAGGTGGACCCAATTGAAGAGACAAGACCCCCTTCAGATCCGACTTGTCACGAAAAT GGTAGCTCAGTTGCTCAAATCCCTGCTGCAGATGAACTTCAATCACAACATTCAGGTCATAAAG GAAGAGGAAGACCTAGAAAGAGGGCGAGGACCGAGGAGCTGTAG